From the genome of Sporomusa sphaeroides DSM 2875:
AAAAGGAGGAGTTCAGTTTGGATGCTCGACAAGGTTTTTTCGGCCAGAATTGTTATTCTAACAACTGGATCTGGATTATACTTATCCTAATCAGCTTTCTCTTCTTATTCCGCGATAATAACTTCAACTTTTAGCCGGCTAGAACTCATACTGCCGCTGCCCTGTATTACTGGTGATAATGTACATCCATCAGTTTCAGCTGGGGATAGTATAAAGCATAGTAAAACTTCATCAACAAAGGAGGAATTAAGATGTTTTGGGGTACCAATAGAGAATTGTGGTTTGTTATCCTGGTGATCAGCCTGTTCATCTTATTATTCCCGGAATTCGAAGATACCGGTTGCTAGGTCATCAGTGGAATTACGGCTGACAACCTGTAGGTATAGGAAAAGGGCGTGCTGGAATCATACATTTCAACACGCTTTTTTCTATATTGGTAAACAGTACGGCAGCTTACCGGGGGAAAAAATGCTTTTCGTAGTTGCTCAACCGCGAGTAGGCTAGTTATACTAATACATGTGAATTGTATTCGCAAAAACAGCTTAGCGTTTTTTATAACAATAAAAATAACAGACAGGTTGTGATACTATGGAGAACATTGATTTCGTGGAATGTCTGGGGTATTTTGCCTCCCTCTTGGTCGCCAGCTCTTTTTTAATGAAATCGATAAATAAATTACGTCTGGTAAATACGGCAGGTGCTATTCTCTTTGTTATATATGCTGTTACGATTAAGGCGTTGCCGGTGGCCTTAATTAATCTGTTTATTGTTTGTGTAAATATATATTATTTAACAAAACAACATACTGCCAAACAAACGACCTGAGTTTATAAAACAATTACCCCCAGACCTAAGTCCAGGGGCAAAAAATGGATACCTGTGGCAATTGTCCGGTCGGACCGAGCATGAATTTAAATAAAAACAATGAACAGCACAATAAGTATAATCAGAATAAACCAGATTCCTCCTCCAAACCAGCCGGCCCCTCGCGCATTATCTGCCATCTAAACCCCTCCCTTGTAGTAATCGTTCCGATGTCTTACTGTAGTCTATGTCAATTAAAGCAGGTTGGTGAAAGCCAAAAACTGCTCTATTCCGGCGGACGGAACACAACCTAAAAAAGCCCGCCCCCAACCGACAGGTTGAGAACGGACTGCATGTTCATCCGAGCAACGGAGCTCCACCAAATCCATTAGGTTTCCCCCAAACCCAGCAGATCTCCCCAACTCCGTTGCACCAGTGTAATTATACTATAATCATACCCTAAGAGCAAGATTGTAATAACACACCGCCTGTTAAATTATTACATAACTTTCAGGGCACGCAGCTCACGATATAAAAAATATCCTGTGAGAACCGCTGATGCCAAGTCTGCGATCGGCCCTGCCAGCCAAATTCCAGTCAAGCCGAAAAAATTAGGCAGAAGCATAATCATGGGAATTAATATGAGCACTTGTCTTGACATGGTAAGCAATAACGCGTGTTTGGCTTTGCCGACTGCCTGAAAATACTGAGCCGCAATGACCTGAAAACCGATAATCGGCAATAAGCTCAGCATGATTCTCAACCCTTTGCCGCCCATGGCAATGAGTTCCGGATTGCTGTTGAACAAGCCAATAATATAGTAATCAAATATTTGAATAAAAATAAAGCCGATCAGCGAAATGCCACTGGCGGCCAGGACTGCCTTTTTCAGCGTCTGAAAAACCCGGTAATATTGCTGTGCACCGTAGTTATAGCCGATGATCGGCTGAGCCCCCTGACTAATGCCCATTACAGGCATCAACAGCAGCATCGCCACCCGGTTGACAATGCCCATAGCGGCGACAGCCAGGTCTCCGCCATAGCGGATGAGGGCAAAATTATAAATGACGGTAACAATGCTGGCGGCCAGCTGCATGAAAAACGGCGACATCCCGATAGTGGCAATCGCCTGGACAATAGCTGCTTTCGGCCGCAGATACCGCAGCCTGATCTTCAGGGTGCTCTTACTGCTGAAAAAGTAACCAAGGACCCATAAAGCGGAAACAGCCTGGGAAATGACAGTAGCCAGAGCGGAACCGCCGATTCCCAGTTTCATCCCGAAAATAAAAAGCGGATTGAGAATAATGTTAATACCCGCCGAAATCAGCATGGTAAGCATCGCCAGGCGGGGATTGCCCTCTGCCCTGATAATATTATTCAAACCAAAGCCAATGTACATAAATACACTGCCGGAAATAATAATCTGGGTAAATATTTTGGCAGAAGGCAGCACCTTGGGCTCTGCCCCCAGCGCTTGCAGTATAGGCTCGAGAAAAAGCAGCCCGGCAACAGACATAACAAACGCCAGGATAATGATTAAAGTCAGCGCATTACCTAAAATCTGCTCCGCCTCTGCCCGGTTATTTTCGCCTAGCCGGATAGACACCAGTGTAGACGCCCCCACCCCAATTAACATACCGAAGGCCATCATTACCAGCATGATCGGAAACGCGATCGTCACTGCCGTCAGACCTATCTCACCCACACCATTACCGACGAAGATACTGTCCACAACATTGTATAGCGCATTTACCATCATGCCGATAATGGCAGGTATGGAAAACCGCCATAACAGCTTGCCAATCGGCTCCTCACCTAAAGCCGTTGATGGATCCATGAATTAACCTCCTGTAACAAGACGGGCTCCACATTTGCCCATCGCGCCGGTTGCATGCTGAAATTGGTTTACTTGTCCGCGGCCTCCTCACATATGGGATAGTTAAACTGCCAGCCGATTCCAAACTTATCGGTTACAAATCCATAGTACCTGCTCCAGAATGTTTCCTGAAGCTCCATAACCACCTTGCCGCCTTCTTTGAGTTTGTTAAAGGCGAAGGTAATGTCTTCCATATTCGCCGTAACTATGGTAAGGCTTATATTGTTGCCCACAACCAAAGGCATATCGGGGAAAACGTCGGAAAACATCACAACACTTCCATGAATGCTAAGCCGTGCGTGCATTACCCAGTTTTTCAGCTCTTCCGGCAGAGTAAATTGCTGGTTAGGGTCTGGCGGCATATCACCAAAGGTCATGATTTGCGGCTTTTCCGTTCCGAAAACCTGTGAATAAAATTCTACTGCTTCCCGGCAATTCCCTTTAAAATTGATATACGCTTGAACAGCCATTGGCTTCACTCCTTACTGTAGGTTTCCGAAAATGGTTTCCATTAGTATAGGCGAAATCAGGTATAAGTATCCTGATTGCTCTAAGCAGGACAAGCAAAGACCAAGCACCTATTTAGCAGAGGTTGCTTGGTCTTTTGCTTAGTGGATATCCTCAGATGCTTTATCCATTAACTCACGGTATGCAATTTTTTTAGCCGTGCCTGTCTTGAAATTATCATCAATATAACGGCCAAGTGTTTCTCTATCCATTTGAATATCCGTATACTTTAAATTGTCAATCAGGTCTGCTTCCCATTGAATTTGAAAGTCAATACCGTCAATCCTTGACGGCGTATGATGATTGCCGATAATAAAGCAGCATCTGTCGATAATGCGGGAATCGCAACCTAATTCCTCAAGTATTCGTCTGGCAATGGGCGGACCCTCTTTTTCCTGGTACGTCCCCTCCATGCTGCCATACTTGCGCTGCGCCTCAATAGCACCGATGTCGTGAAAGATAGCTACTATTGAACTTATTTCTCGCTGATACTCATTAACATTTTCGCCGTCCATGATTTCTTCTGCATATCCTAATACCCTTAGGGTATGCTCTATTCCATAGGGAACCTGATGAAATATTTCTTTCATTTCGTTTATTAATATTTCTTTATCCATTATCATCCTCTGCCTCCAGCTACCAACAACTATCTAATGCACAACCTGTTCCAGCATATAGCATATAAGATATAGTCGGTCAGCACAAGCACCGATTTCTATAACCTTCGGTTTAATCCAGAGATTATGAAGTCTATTTAGTTTGCTCCGGTGTTGCTCAAAAATAGCATGGCGTCTGTTTCAGGCAGAGGCCGGCAGAAAATATAGCCCTGGATAAAGTTGCATTGGCATTGCCTGACTTTATTTAACTGTGATTCTGTTTCGACACCTTCGGCCACAACACTGAGTCCCTGCAACTGAGCCATGCTGACAATAGAATTGACAAATCGCAGTTGGTCTGCGTCAGATTCGATATCATCAATGAACAGCTTGTCAATCTTAAGTGTCTCCACCGGCAGGTTTTTTAAATATGTCAAAGAACAATAACCGCTGCCAAAATCATCAAGGGAAAGGCGTATTCCCAGTGTGCGCAATGCCTTGAGCTTTTGTATGCTATCCTCCATAGAAACAATCAAAGCATTTTCCGTAATTTCAATTTCAAGCTGACCGGGCTTGATACCGGCTGTGCGTA
Proteins encoded in this window:
- a CDS encoding VOC family protein, with translation MAVQAYINFKGNCREAVEFYSQVFGTEKPQIMTFGDMPPDPNQQFTLPEELKNWVMHARLSIHGSVVMFSDVFPDMPLVVGNNISLTIVTANMEDITFAFNKLKEGGKVVMELQETFWSRYYGFVTDKFGIGWQFNYPICEEAADK
- a CDS encoding MATE family efflux transporter, with the protein product MDPSTALGEEPIGKLLWRFSIPAIIGMMVNALYNVVDSIFVGNGVGEIGLTAVTIAFPIMLVMMAFGMLIGVGASTLVSIRLGENNRAEAEQILGNALTLIIILAFVMSVAGLLFLEPILQALGAEPKVLPSAKIFTQIIISGSVFMYIGFGLNNIIRAEGNPRLAMLTMLISAGINIILNPLFIFGMKLGIGGSALATVISQAVSALWVLGYFFSSKSTLKIRLRYLRPKAAIVQAIATIGMSPFFMQLAASIVTVIYNFALIRYGGDLAVAAMGIVNRVAMLLLMPVMGISQGAQPIIGYNYGAQQYYRVFQTLKKAVLAASGISLIGFIFIQIFDYYIIGLFNSNPELIAMGGKGLRIMLSLLPIIGFQVIAAQYFQAVGKAKHALLLTMSRQVLILIPMIMLLPNFFGLTGIWLAGPIADLASAVLTGYFLYRELRALKVM
- a CDS encoding HD domain-containing protein, which produces MIMDKEILINEMKEIFHQVPYGIEHTLRVLGYAEEIMDGENVNEYQREISSIVAIFHDIGAIEAQRKYGSMEGTYQEKEGPPIARRILEELGCDSRIIDRCCFIIGNHHTPSRIDGIDFQIQWEADLIDNLKYTDIQMDRETLGRYIDDNFKTGTAKKIAYRELMDKASEDIH
- a CDS encoding YgjV family protein, whose amino-acid sequence is MENIDFVECLGYFASLLVASSFLMKSINKLRLVNTAGAILFVIYAVTIKALPVALINLFIVCVNIYYLTKQHTAKQTT